One Candidatus Neomarinimicrobiota bacterium genomic window carries:
- a CDS encoding phosphoglycerate dehydrogenase encodes MKRVLVTDPLSAAGLEELSRRGLEVINLVSAADDPQAQGGNVPVEQILAEVGSVHGWVVRSGTKVDAELLNRADNLQVVGRAGVGVDNIDLEVATLRGVVVMNTPDGNTTSAAEHTLAMIMALARNIHLGHGQLLAGQWDRQALQGVELRGKTMGIIGLGRIGRLVLGYARALGMQLLGHDPYAPPGMVATDELRLVSLDELLAQSDFVTLHVPLNDETRDMLDATRLQQMKPTARLINCARGGVVNEAHLAAALNSGALAGAAVDVFVDEPLAADNPLLKAKNVLLTPHLGASTREAQEGVSLTICQQVADFLLEGQLRGALNMPVADMALLKQLEPHLTLATTMGRILTQLLEGSPTAVRVTCSGTLEDPHPIALAALRGVLEHMLDSRLNFVNTGAVARERGIAFTHSYESADAGYANLVRVELETGEGTKSMAGSVFGARHLRIVEIEGYHLELQPEGVMLFIRNRDAPGVLGRIGTTLGGFGVNIGDALLSRERSAEDAYLVIKLDGAPTAGQLAALGDLDGIMSVKQVRL; translated from the coding sequence TCATTAACCTGGTGTCCGCCGCAGACGATCCCCAGGCTCAGGGGGGGAACGTCCCCGTTGAGCAGATTCTGGCCGAGGTAGGATCTGTCCACGGCTGGGTGGTGCGCAGCGGTACCAAGGTCGATGCCGAGCTGCTTAACCGCGCCGACAACCTCCAGGTGGTGGGGCGGGCCGGCGTGGGGGTGGACAACATCGACCTGGAGGTGGCCACGCTCCGGGGCGTCGTGGTGATGAATACCCCCGATGGCAACACCACCTCGGCGGCGGAGCACACCCTGGCCATGATCATGGCCCTCGCCCGCAACATCCACCTGGGACACGGGCAGCTTTTGGCCGGCCAGTGGGACCGGCAGGCCCTCCAGGGGGTGGAACTCCGAGGCAAAACGATGGGCATCATCGGGCTGGGGCGCATCGGCAGGCTGGTATTGGGCTACGCCCGCGCACTGGGCATGCAGCTGCTGGGCCACGACCCCTACGCGCCGCCTGGCATGGTGGCCACCGATGAGCTGCGCCTGGTAAGCCTGGACGAACTGCTGGCCCAGTCTGATTTTGTTACCCTGCACGTGCCGCTCAACGATGAGACCCGCGATATGCTGGACGCCACCCGCCTGCAACAGATGAAGCCCACCGCCCGGCTCATCAACTGCGCCCGGGGCGGCGTCGTCAACGAGGCCCACCTGGCCGCTGCACTGAACAGCGGTGCCCTCGCTGGAGCCGCTGTCGATGTCTTCGTGGACGAGCCCCTAGCCGCCGATAACCCCCTGCTCAAGGCTAAAAACGTGCTGCTCACCCCGCACCTGGGGGCCTCCACCCGCGAAGCTCAGGAGGGGGTGTCACTCACCATCTGCCAGCAGGTGGCCGACTTTCTACTGGAGGGTCAATTGCGCGGCGCACTGAACATGCCCGTGGCCGACATGGCTCTGCTCAAGCAGCTGGAGCCGCACCTCACCCTGGCCACCACCATGGGCCGTATCCTCACGCAGCTGCTGGAGGGCAGCCCCACGGCGGTGCGGGTAACCTGCTCCGGCACCCTGGAAGACCCCCATCCCATTGCCCTGGCGGCCCTGCGCGGCGTGCTTGAGCATATGCTCGACTCCCGCCTCAACTTCGTCAACACCGGCGCCGTGGCCCGTGAGCGCGGCATCGCCTTTACCCACAGCTACGAGTCTGCCGATGCCGGTTATGCCAATCTCGTACGCGTGGAGCTGGAGACCGGCGAGGGTACCAAATCCATGGCCGGCTCCGTGTTCGGTGCCCGCCATTTGCGCATCGTGGAAATTGAAGGCTACCACCTGGAGCTGCAGCCGGAAGGGGTCATGCTGTTTATCCGTAACCGCGACGCCCCGGGTGTGCTGGGCCGCATTGGCACCACCCTGGGGGGCTTCGGCGTCAATATCGGCGATGCCTTGCTGAGCCGCGAGCGCAGCGCCGAGGATGCTTACCTGGTGATCAAGCTCGACGGCGCCCCCACCGCCGGCCAATTAGCCGCCCTCGGCGACCTGGATGGCATCATGTCCGTGAAACAGGTGCGGCTGTGA